The following proteins are co-located in the Bordetella bronchialis genome:
- a CDS encoding adenine phosphoribosyltransferase, protein MQTDYAELVRRTIRSVPDWPKPGVVFRDITPVLQDPRTFRVLIDLFVYRYMRQRLDLVAGVDARGFIIGSVLAYELNLGFVPVRKQGKLPYRTVAESYAMEYANSAVEMHADAVRPGQRVLLVDDLIATGGTMIAAIKLLQRLGANVVEAATIIDLPFLNGAAAVAQTGTPLYSVCRFESETA, encoded by the coding sequence ATGCAAACCGACTACGCCGAGCTCGTCCGGCGCACCATACGCAGCGTGCCCGACTGGCCCAAGCCGGGAGTGGTTTTCCGCGACATTACGCCGGTGCTCCAGGATCCGCGCACCTTCCGCGTGCTGATAGACCTGTTCGTCTATCGCTATATGCGGCAGCGTCTGGATCTGGTCGCCGGCGTCGACGCGCGCGGCTTCATCATCGGCAGCGTGCTGGCCTACGAGCTGAACCTGGGCTTCGTCCCGGTTCGCAAGCAGGGCAAGCTGCCGTACCGCACGGTGGCCGAATCGTATGCCATGGAATACGCCAATTCGGCGGTGGAAATGCATGCCGATGCGGTACGCCCCGGGCAGCGCGTGCTGCTGGTGGACGACCTGATCGCCACGGGCGGCACCATGATCGCCGCCATCAAGCTATTGCAGCGGCTGGGCGCCAACGTGGTGGAGGCGGCCACCATCATCGATCTGCCTTTCCTGAACGGCGCCGCGGCCGTGGCCCAGACGGGCACGCCGCTGTACTCGGTC
- a CDS encoding LysR family transcriptional regulator has translation MHGVALKYFAEVAATGSLSAASERLFVAVSAISRQIAKLEAEVGTPLFQRMSRGMVLSEAGELLLAHARRTLLEAEAVLQGIADLRGAPGGTIRVVATDGPAHHFLPELMSAFRGRHPHARFSLHVCSQAEAVRRVAEGQADLSVSFNTEHSQGTVARHAISAPIYAVMCRAHPLARHLCVSPGQLLPYPLATADSASSTRKLLERCWRLEGLRFEPVFVSNLSAALMSFVRNSDRVMLGAYLPAVSALRRGGLVARPIDHPEMSTRRLQVHTMEGRLLPGMVEEFLGHIAASLEGIAEDGPSYGAPRARPKPRARLPAAPRKTRALA, from the coding sequence ATGCACGGTGTCGCTTTGAAGTATTTCGCCGAAGTCGCGGCCACGGGGAGCCTGAGCGCCGCGTCCGAACGCCTTTTCGTGGCCGTATCGGCAATCAGCCGGCAGATCGCCAAACTGGAGGCCGAAGTCGGCACGCCGCTGTTCCAGCGCATGTCGCGCGGCATGGTCTTGAGCGAAGCGGGCGAGCTCCTGCTGGCCCACGCCCGCCGTACCTTGCTCGAGGCCGAGGCCGTGCTCCAGGGCATCGCCGACCTGAGAGGCGCGCCAGGCGGGACGATACGCGTCGTCGCCACCGATGGCCCGGCCCATCATTTCCTGCCCGAGCTGATGTCGGCCTTCCGCGGCCGCCATCCGCACGCGCGCTTCAGCCTGCATGTGTGTTCCCAGGCCGAGGCGGTGCGCCGCGTGGCGGAAGGCCAGGCCGATCTGTCGGTTTCCTTCAACACCGAACACAGCCAGGGGACCGTGGCGCGGCACGCGATTTCCGCGCCCATCTACGCGGTGATGTGCCGCGCCCATCCGCTGGCGCGCCATCTCTGCGTGTCGCCCGGCCAGCTGTTGCCCTATCCGCTGGCGACCGCGGACTCGGCGTCGTCCACGCGCAAATTGCTGGAGCGCTGCTGGCGCCTGGAAGGCCTGCGGTTCGAGCCGGTATTCGTCAGCAACCTGTCGGCCGCCCTGATGTCCTTCGTGCGCAATTCCGACCGCGTGATGCTGGGCGCCTACCTGCCGGCGGTATCCGCGCTGCGGCGCGGCGGCCTGGTGGCGCGGCCCATCGACCATCCGGAAATGTCGACCCGCCGGCTGCAGGTGCACACCATGGAGGGCCGGCTGCTGCCCGGCATGGTAGAGGAATTCCTGGGCCACATCGCCGCATCGCTGGAAGGCATCGCGGAGGACGGCCCCTCTTACGGCGCGCCGCGCGCGCGCCCCAAACCGCGTGCCCGGCTCCCTGCCGCGCCACGCAAGACCCGCGCATTGGCTTAA
- a CDS encoding succinylglutamate desuccinylase/aspartoacylase domain-containing protein: protein MPPAASLPVRPFVLPCPDLNVERLGNTGTEGIWHFDSGLPGPSVMLTALIHGNELCGAWALKAVLAHGVRPRTGALTLAFCNLAAFDRFEASNYAASRYVDEDLNRVWSDDKLADDSTQERRRAALILPWLKKADWLLDIHSMSNSEVPLQMAGVRQRNIDLALSLGNPAKIIADAGHAAGVRMRDYGKFGEAGDNGTRSLLIECGFHGAMAARDVAMDQTARFLVASGIVESTDLPGSWFAPTAPSQEALRVTHAIAAKSADFRFAEPWKGLEKLAKAGTVIGWSEGEAVVTPYDDCVLIMPSLANVRAGVTVVRLAQPIAARG from the coding sequence ATGCCGCCCGCCGCCAGCCTTCCCGTCCGTCCGTTCGTGCTGCCCTGTCCCGACCTGAACGTGGAGCGCCTGGGTAATACGGGTACCGAAGGCATCTGGCACTTCGACTCGGGCCTGCCCGGTCCCAGCGTCATGCTGACGGCGCTGATACACGGCAACGAACTGTGCGGTGCCTGGGCGCTGAAGGCCGTCCTGGCGCACGGCGTGCGTCCGCGCACGGGCGCGTTGACGCTTGCCTTCTGCAACCTGGCCGCCTTCGATCGCTTCGAGGCCAGCAACTATGCCGCGTCGCGGTACGTGGACGAAGACCTGAACCGGGTATGGAGCGACGACAAGCTGGCCGACGACAGCACGCAGGAGCGGCGCCGCGCGGCGCTGATCCTGCCCTGGCTGAAAAAAGCCGATTGGCTGCTGGACATCCATTCCATGAGTAACTCGGAAGTGCCCTTGCAGATGGCCGGCGTGCGGCAACGCAATATCGACCTGGCGCTGAGCCTGGGCAATCCGGCCAAGATCATCGCCGACGCGGGCCACGCCGCCGGCGTGCGCATGCGCGATTACGGCAAGTTCGGCGAGGCCGGCGACAACGGCACGCGTTCGCTGCTGATCGAATGCGGCTTCCACGGCGCCATGGCGGCACGCGATGTGGCGATGGACCAGACCGCGCGTTTCCTGGTGGCGTCGGGCATCGTCGAATCCACCGATCTGCCGGGCAGCTGGTTCGCCCCCACCGCGCCCAGCCAGGAGGCCTTGCGGGTCACGCACGCCATCGCCGCCAAAAGCGCGGACTTCCGTTTCGCCGAACCCTGGAAGGGCCTGGAAAAACTGGCCAAGGCGGGCACCGTGATCGGCTGGTCGGAAGGCGAAGCCGTCGTCACGCCCTACGACGACTGCGTGCTGATCATGCCGTCGCTGGCCAACGTCCGCGCGGGCGTCACGGTGGTACGCCTGGCGCAGCCCATCGCCGCCCGCGGCTGA
- a CDS encoding ABC transporter permease → MALFILRRLIQSLFVLLAVSIVVFFAVYAVGDPIELLVSPEASLADRQQMIARLGLDLPIWQQYAGFVWRALHGDLGTSFVQGVPAISLILQRLPATFELVVAAILLTCLLGIPLGLLAGLRRDTALGRGILATSVLGFSLPAFWLGMMLILMFAVWLGWLPASGRGETVSVLGVPFSFLTRDGLAHMAMPALNLALANVALVLRMTASGVAEAEQQEYVKFARAKGIRPGRIVGRHILRNILIPVVTVVGMEFGHLIAYSTITETVFAWPGMGKLLIDSVYHLDRPVVVAYVMFVTFLFVVINLIVDILYAALDPRVQLAAPAH, encoded by the coding sequence GTGGCATTGTTCATCCTGCGCCGGCTCATACAGAGCCTGTTCGTTCTTCTTGCTGTATCCATCGTCGTCTTCTTCGCGGTCTACGCCGTCGGCGATCCCATCGAACTCCTGGTCAGTCCCGAAGCCAGCCTGGCGGATCGCCAGCAGATGATCGCCCGGCTCGGGCTGGACCTGCCCATATGGCAGCAATACGCCGGCTTCGTGTGGCGCGCGCTGCATGGCGACCTGGGCACGTCTTTCGTCCAGGGCGTGCCGGCCATCTCGCTGATCCTGCAGCGGCTGCCCGCCACCTTCGAGCTCGTGGTGGCCGCCATCCTGCTGACCTGTCTGCTGGGCATTCCGCTGGGCCTGCTGGCCGGCCTGCGACGCGATACCGCGCTGGGCCGCGGCATCCTGGCCACATCGGTGCTGGGTTTTTCCCTGCCCGCCTTCTGGCTGGGCATGATGCTCATCCTGATGTTCGCGGTCTGGCTGGGCTGGCTGCCGGCCTCCGGCCGCGGCGAGACCGTCAGCGTGCTGGGCGTGCCGTTTTCCTTCCTGACGCGCGACGGCCTGGCCCACATGGCCATGCCCGCCCTGAACCTGGCGCTGGCCAATGTGGCGCTGGTGCTGCGCATGACGGCATCCGGCGTGGCCGAAGCCGAGCAGCAGGAATACGTCAAGTTCGCCCGCGCCAAGGGCATCCGCCCCGGCCGCATCGTCGGCCGGCACATCCTGCGCAATATCCTTATCCCGGTGGTTACGGTGGTCGGCATGGAGTTCGGCCACCTGATCGCCTACTCCACCATCACGGAAACGGTGTTCGCCTGGCCGGGCATGGGCAAGCTGCTCATCGACAGCGTCTACCACCTGGACCGCCCCGTGGTGGTCGCGTATGTCATGTTCGTCACATTCCTGTTCGTCGTGATCAACCTGATCGTGGACATCCTGTATGCCGCGCTGGATCCGCGCGTGCAGCTGGCCGCGCCCGCCCATTAA
- a CDS encoding ABC transporter permease — protein MPDSVSSGRTRTVPPLAETPRRAAILRKLHGRPTARGTLIVLAVLALAILIAPFFAPQNPYDLANLSIMDGRLPPRSASMDGHIYWMGTDDQGRDMLSAILYGIRISLLVGLTSVALATAIGSAVGLLAAYVGGRVDAMLMRLVDFVLGFPSILVALVLLAVLGRGVDKVILALVLVQWANYARIMRGRALQERRKEYVEAAINLGFPAWRIMLVHLLPNCASPVLVYATVQIAHAIALEATLSFLGVGVPITEPSLGLLIANGFQYLLSGDYWISLFPGLALLFLILTINILGDRLRESLDPRR, from the coding sequence ATGCCAGATTCCGTTTCCTCCGGCCGCACGCGCACCGTGCCACCCCTGGCCGAGACCCCCAGGCGGGCCGCCATCCTGCGCAAGCTGCATGGCAGGCCCACGGCGCGCGGCACGCTCATCGTGCTGGCCGTGCTGGCGCTGGCCATCCTGATCGCGCCGTTCTTCGCGCCGCAGAATCCCTACGACCTGGCCAACCTGAGCATCATGGACGGCCGCCTGCCGCCGCGCTCGGCCTCGATGGACGGACACATCTACTGGATGGGCACGGACGACCAGGGCCGCGACATGTTGAGCGCGATCCTGTATGGCATACGCATCAGCCTGCTGGTCGGGCTGACCTCGGTGGCGCTGGCCACGGCGATCGGCAGCGCGGTCGGCCTGCTGGCCGCCTACGTGGGCGGCCGGGTGGACGCGATGCTGATGCGGCTGGTCGACTTCGTGCTGGGCTTTCCTTCCATCCTGGTGGCGCTGGTCCTGCTGGCCGTGCTGGGGCGCGGCGTCGACAAGGTGATCCTGGCGCTGGTGCTCGTGCAATGGGCCAATTACGCGCGCATCATGCGCGGGCGCGCGCTGCAGGAAAGGCGCAAGGAATACGTCGAGGCCGCCATCAACCTGGGCTTTCCGGCATGGCGCATCATGCTGGTGCACCTGCTGCCCAACTGCGCCAGCCCCGTCCTGGTCTATGCCACGGTGCAGATCGCGCATGCCATCGCCCTGGAAGCCACGCTGTCCTTCCTGGGCGTGGGCGTGCCCATCACCGAGCCCTCGCTGGGCCTGCTGATCGCCAACGGCTTCCAGTACCTGCTTTCCGGCGATTACTGGATCAGCCTGTTCCCCGGGCTGGCGCTGCTGTTTCTTATCCTGACCATCAACATCCTGGGCGATCGCCTGCGGGAAAGCCTGGATCCCCGACGATGA
- a CDS encoding ABC transporter ATP-binding protein yields MSDLLLDVRGLRTAFHTSAGAWPAVDGVDLTLRRGEILGLVGESGSGKSVTGFSLMGLIDPPGEVIAGDVRFKGQDLRKLDEEGMRRLRGNRIAMIFQDPLMTLNPVLRIGEQMAETILTHEDVSRAEAMSRCAEALAMVGIPSPQARLRSFPHEFSGGMRQRVAIAIALLNNPDLIIADEPTTALDVTIQGQILYRMQEICRTRDTALIWITHDLGVVAELADRIAVMYAGRIVETGPVDEVLDAPRHPYTQGLLRSMPGTAQPGTRLRQIDGMAPSLSARPSGCPFRPRCGNAVTRCTEQFPGATREGARTFHCYAPVARAGGQA; encoded by the coding sequence ATGAGCGATCTTCTGCTGGACGTGCGCGGACTGCGCACCGCATTCCATACTTCCGCCGGCGCGTGGCCGGCCGTCGACGGCGTGGACCTGACGCTGCGCCGCGGCGAAATCCTCGGCCTGGTGGGCGAGTCCGGTTCCGGCAAGTCCGTGACCGGGTTCTCGCTGATGGGCCTGATCGATCCGCCAGGCGAAGTCATCGCCGGCGACGTGCGCTTCAAGGGCCAGGACCTGCGCAAGCTGGACGAAGAGGGCATGCGCCGCCTGCGCGGCAACCGCATCGCCATGATCTTCCAGGACCCGCTGATGACGCTCAACCCGGTGCTGCGCATCGGCGAGCAAATGGCGGAAACCATTCTTACCCACGAAGACGTCAGCCGCGCCGAGGCCATGTCGCGCTGCGCGGAAGCCCTGGCCATGGTGGGCATCCCGTCGCCGCAGGCGCGCCTGCGCAGCTTCCCGCACGAATTCTCGGGCGGCATGCGGCAACGCGTGGCCATCGCCATCGCGCTGTTGAACAACCCCGACCTGATCATCGCCGACGAACCGACCACCGCGCTGGACGTCACGATCCAGGGGCAGATCCTGTATCGCATGCAGGAGATCTGCCGCACGCGCGACACCGCGCTGATCTGGATCACGCACGATCTGGGCGTCGTCGCCGAACTGGCCGACCGCATCGCCGTGATGTACGCCGGCCGCATCGTGGAAACCGGGCCCGTGGACGAAGTCCTGGACGCGCCGCGCCATCCCTACACGCAGGGCCTGCTGCGCTCCATGCCGGGCACCGCGCAGCCCGGCACGCGGCTGCGGCAGATCGACGGCATGGCGCCCAGCCTGTCGGCACGGCCCTCCGGCTGTCCGTTCCGCCCGCGCTGCGGCAACGCCGTCACCCGCTGCACCGAACAATTCCCGGGCGCCACGCGAGAAGGCGCGCGCACCTTCCACTGCTACGCGCCCGTGGCCCGCGCCGGAGGCCAGGCATGA
- a CDS encoding ABC transporter ATP-binding protein → MNAPVIELRDIHKRFERRPDLAQRLLALAGRPLDRTVVHAVHGVSLSIAAGEVLGLVGESGCGKSTLGRVVAGLHAPSRGELRYNGRPVQELRGRDRLDYVLGVQMVFQDPQASLNPRHRVRQILGEALKVHKLAPPAEIPARVERALADVGLGADYRDRFPHQISGGQRQRIGIARALMVQPSFLVCDEPVAALDVSIQAQVINLFMDLRERNDFTYLFISHDLGVVRHISDRVAIMYLGRIVETAPAAEVFARANHPYTQALLAEVPDVTRRGRRFTPIKGEIPSPLAPPPGCTFHPRCPHAMPRCREQAPALAEIAPGHWSACHLNDPGARLPQDLAGAGSA, encoded by the coding sequence ATGAACGCGCCCGTCATCGAACTGCGCGATATCCACAAGCGCTTCGAACGCCGTCCCGACCTGGCGCAACGCCTGCTGGCGCTGGCCGGCCGGCCCCTGGACCGCACGGTCGTCCACGCGGTCCATGGCGTCAGCCTGAGCATCGCGGCCGGCGAAGTGCTGGGACTGGTGGGCGAATCCGGCTGCGGCAAGTCCACGCTGGGCCGCGTGGTGGCGGGCCTGCACGCGCCCAGCCGCGGCGAGCTGCGCTACAACGGCCGGCCGGTGCAAGAACTGCGCGGCCGCGACAGGCTGGACTACGTGCTGGGCGTGCAGATGGTGTTCCAGGATCCGCAGGCTTCCCTGAACCCGCGCCATCGCGTGCGCCAGATCCTGGGCGAGGCCCTGAAGGTGCACAAGCTGGCGCCGCCCGCCGAAATCCCGGCACGGGTCGAGCGCGCGCTGGCCGACGTCGGGCTGGGCGCGGACTACCGCGACCGCTTCCCGCACCAGATATCCGGCGGCCAGCGCCAGCGCATCGGCATCGCCCGCGCCTTGATGGTGCAGCCGTCCTTCCTGGTCTGCGACGAACCGGTCGCCGCGCTGGATGTATCGATCCAGGCGCAGGTCATCAACCTGTTCATGGACCTGCGCGAGCGCAACGACTTCACCTATCTGTTCATCAGCCACGACCTGGGCGTGGTGCGGCACATCTCCGACCGCGTCGCCATCATGTACCTGGGCCGTATCGTCGAAACCGCGCCCGCGGCCGAAGTCTTCGCGCGCGCGAATCACCCCTACACCCAGGCGCTGCTGGCGGAAGTCCCCGACGTGACGCGGCGCGGGCGCCGCTTCACGCCCATCAAGGGCGAAATCCCGTCGCCGCTGGCGCCGCCGCCCGGCTGCACCTTCCACCCGCGCTGCCCCCATGCCATGCCGCGCTGCCGGGAACAGGCGCCGGCGTTGGCCGAGATCGCACCCGGCCATTGGTCGGCCTGCCACCTGAACGACCCCGGCGCCCGCCTGCCGCAGGACCTGGCGGGCGCCGGGTCCGCCTGA
- a CDS encoding hydrolase: MELSNAERLSLDLNHAGRNAIPYIDEDRNSDRPFTLNTYRPYGYTPDRPVVFVQHGVLRNGDDYRDFWIPAADKHNLLIVAPTFSNEIWPGTESYNNGRVFTPSGNVRPVSAWTYVLVERVFNDLRTAGVTEVEQAYLFGHSAGGQFVHRLMSSQSHAPFKAVAVGNPGWYTLPTFDHPYPEGLEGVGLTQDHLVRLLAYPMTILAGDQDTATNDPNLPSEPAAKRQGPHRYARARNYFEAGKREATRLGVPFNWTLQSVPGIGHDGKAMSAVCASLWFEGRMPDDEQMARLAGKTVA, from the coding sequence ATGGAACTCTCCAACGCCGAACGCCTCAGCCTGGACCTGAACCACGCCGGCCGCAACGCCATTCCGTATATCGACGAGGATCGCAACAGCGACCGGCCGTTCACCCTGAACACCTACCGCCCCTACGGCTATACGCCCGACCGGCCGGTGGTCTTCGTGCAGCATGGCGTGCTGCGCAATGGCGACGACTACCGCGACTTCTGGATTCCCGCGGCGGACAAGCACAACCTGCTGATCGTCGCGCCGACCTTCTCCAACGAGATCTGGCCCGGCACCGAAAGCTACAACAACGGACGGGTCTTCACGCCCAGCGGCAATGTGCGTCCGGTGTCGGCCTGGACCTACGTGCTGGTCGAACGCGTCTTCAACGACCTACGCACGGCCGGCGTCACCGAGGTCGAACAGGCCTATCTGTTCGGCCATTCCGCCGGCGGCCAGTTCGTGCACCGCTTGATGAGCAGCCAGTCGCACGCCCCGTTCAAGGCGGTGGCCGTGGGCAACCCGGGCTGGTACACGCTGCCCACCTTCGACCACCCCTACCCGGAAGGGCTGGAAGGCGTGGGCCTGACGCAGGACCACCTGGTGCGGCTGCTGGCCTATCCCATGACCATTCTTGCCGGCGACCAGGACACCGCCACCAACGACCCCAACCTGCCTTCCGAACCGGCGGCCAAGCGGCAGGGTCCGCACCGCTACGCCCGCGCGCGCAATTACTTCGAGGCCGGCAAGCGCGAGGCCACCCGCCTGGGCGTGCCGTTCAACTGGACCCTGCAATCCGTGCCCGGCATCGGCCACGACGGCAAGGCCATGTCCGCGGTGTGCGCCAGCCTGTGGTTCGAAGGCCGCATGCCGGACGACGAACAAATGGCCAGGCTGGCGGGCAAGACCGTCGCCTGA